A stretch of Myxococcus hansupus DNA encodes these proteins:
- a CDS encoding DoxX family protein, with the protein MSFAIILVSFFALLHLPPLRRRPALSSPRDRAAVAAGLFFVGAGVMHFVMPAKYAAMIPPQLPSPDFWVFLSGVAEVAGGLGLLLPRTRRLAALGLIVLLLAILPANLHEAQANTASHVLPFPDGYFWLRLPFQLVYIAWVAWAGGPWRVGGRARVVAHG; encoded by the coding sequence ATGTCCTTCGCCATCATCCTGGTGTCCTTCTTCGCGCTGCTCCACCTACCTCCGCTGCGCCGGCGGCCCGCGCTGTCGTCGCCTCGGGACCGCGCCGCCGTGGCCGCGGGACTCTTCTTCGTGGGCGCCGGTGTCATGCACTTCGTCATGCCCGCGAAGTACGCGGCGATGATTCCGCCCCAACTTCCGTCTCCGGACTTCTGGGTCTTCCTCTCCGGCGTCGCGGAGGTCGCGGGAGGGCTGGGCCTGCTGCTGCCGCGCACCCGCCGCCTCGCCGCGCTGGGGCTCATCGTCCTGTTGCTGGCCATCCTGCCCGCCAACCTCCACGAGGCCCAGGCGAACACCGCCTCCCACGTCCTGCCCTTCCCGGACGGGTACTTCTGGCTGCGCCTCCCGTTCCAGCTCGTCTACATCGCGTGGGTGGCCTGGGCCGGCGGTCCGTGGCGAGTCGGAGGCCGTGCGCGCGTGGTAGCCCACGGTTAG
- a CDS encoding ExbD/TolR family protein — MAGGAQDNDEEITGINVTPLVDVVLVLLIIFMVTANFIVRETVEVDLPRAANGGETVQGLVNVVLDKEGKLFFDGTEVTEKELEAKVVEAIAKDKETRAIISADQSLPYGRVMRLIDVVKGQGIAKFALNIEKDAAPAAAPAAP, encoded by the coding sequence ATGGCCGGCGGCGCGCAGGACAACGACGAGGAAATCACGGGCATCAACGTCACCCCGCTGGTGGACGTGGTGCTGGTGCTGCTCATCATCTTCATGGTGACGGCCAACTTCATCGTCCGCGAGACGGTGGAGGTGGACCTGCCCCGCGCCGCCAATGGCGGTGAGACGGTGCAGGGCCTGGTCAACGTGGTGCTGGACAAGGAGGGCAAGCTCTTCTTCGACGGCACCGAGGTGACGGAGAAGGAGCTGGAGGCCAAGGTCGTGGAGGCCATCGCCAAGGACAAGGAGACGCGCGCCATCATCAGCGCCGACCAGTCCCTGCCCTACGGCCGCGTGATGCGGCTCATCGACGTGGTGAAGGGCCAGGGCATCGCGAAGTTCGCGCTCAACATCGAGAAGGACGCAGCCCCCGCGGCCGCGCCCGCCGCGCCCTGA
- a CDS encoding Rieske 2Fe-2S domain-containing protein — protein sequence MEPTPKVIRHFHPVLPARSLGTSPVRVELAGRAYALFRDAAGQPAALADACPHRFAPLSKGKVRPDGRLQCPYHGWRFDAQGKGSNPSQPELRHCDARSFQVVERYGYLWLAERDTPLSAMPDMGDEGYVFGGAFSTHFPAPLHVSLDNFSEDEHTPYVHTRLGWDDANASRVDFEAQNLEDRTVIRYRAPQRPAPMMVVLGVRDGDFFQNEWVTRFDPVRSQYTIQWTAPDGRPRPFITRANIFFVPETARTTRLHVFSFLRTEQPLLRPLLPVAARAAMALTWWEVRDDAQFIATVADTPYSHKGMRLDRFDTPLVHQRRLLERIYYGAGAKPAAVVPLTREAPGL from the coding sequence ATGGAGCCTACCCCCAAGGTCATCCGTCACTTCCATCCCGTTCTTCCCGCCCGCTCCCTGGGCACCTCACCTGTCCGTGTGGAACTCGCGGGCCGCGCCTATGCGCTGTTCCGGGATGCCGCGGGACAACCGGCCGCGCTCGCGGATGCGTGTCCCCACCGCTTCGCGCCGCTGTCCAAGGGCAAGGTGCGTCCGGACGGGCGGCTCCAGTGCCCGTACCACGGCTGGCGCTTCGACGCGCAGGGCAAGGGCAGCAACCCCAGTCAGCCGGAGCTGCGTCACTGCGACGCGCGCAGCTTCCAGGTGGTGGAGCGCTACGGCTACCTCTGGCTGGCCGAGCGGGACACGCCGCTCTCCGCGATGCCCGACATGGGCGACGAGGGCTACGTCTTCGGCGGCGCGTTCTCCACGCACTTCCCCGCGCCCCTGCACGTGTCGCTCGACAACTTCAGCGAGGACGAGCACACGCCCTACGTCCACACCCGGCTGGGCTGGGATGACGCGAACGCGAGCCGCGTGGACTTCGAGGCGCAGAACCTGGAGGACCGCACGGTGATTCGCTACCGCGCCCCGCAGCGGCCCGCGCCGATGATGGTGGTGCTGGGCGTGCGCGACGGCGACTTCTTCCAGAACGAATGGGTGACGCGCTTCGACCCGGTGCGCAGCCAGTACACCATTCAATGGACGGCGCCCGACGGACGTCCGCGTCCCTTCATCACCCGCGCGAACATCTTCTTCGTGCCGGAGACGGCGCGCACCACGCGCCTGCACGTGTTCTCATTCCTGCGGACGGAGCAGCCGCTGCTGCGCCCGCTGCTCCCCGTGGCGGCGCGGGCCGCCATGGCGCTGACGTGGTGGGAGGTCCGCGACGACGCGCAGTTCATCGCCACCGTGGCGGACACGCCGTACAGCCACAAGGGCATGCGGTTGGACCGCTTCGACACGCCGCTGGTGCACCAGCGCCGGCTCCTGGAGCGCATCTACTACGGCGCTGGCGCGAAGCCGGCGGCGGTGGTGCCGCTCACGCGCGAGGCCCCGGGCCTGTGA
- a CDS encoding MarR family winged helix-turn-helix transcriptional regulator yields the protein MSGMNGSSEHLEKKPADVRGRAEPAGDLPRQAWTLLFELMHTHMRNFPALAAEFDLSPVQAHVLRQLGEGPLAMSTLAAYLSCDASNVTGLVDRMEARGLVVRRSSEQDRRVKRLVLTEEGAALRERLLQRMSEPPEAIAGMADEDLCALRDIMRRALCSQ from the coding sequence ATGTCGGGTATGAACGGGAGCAGCGAGCACCTGGAGAAGAAGCCCGCGGATGTGCGCGGGCGGGCCGAGCCCGCGGGAGACCTGCCACGCCAGGCATGGACGCTCCTCTTCGAGCTGATGCACACCCACATGCGGAACTTCCCCGCGCTGGCGGCGGAGTTCGACCTGTCACCGGTGCAGGCACACGTGCTGCGGCAGCTCGGTGAAGGCCCGCTGGCCATGAGTACGCTGGCCGCCTACCTGTCGTGTGACGCGTCCAACGTGACGGGGTTGGTGGACCGGATGGAGGCGCGCGGGCTGGTGGTGCGGCGCAGCTCCGAGCAGGACCGGCGGGTGAAGCGGCTGGTGCTGACGGAGGAGGGCGCGGCGCTGCGCGAGCGGCTCTTGCAGCGCATGTCCGAGCCGCCGGAGGCCATCGCCGGCATGGCGGACGAGGACTTGTGCGCCCTGCGCGACATCATGCGCCGGGCGCTGTGCTCGCAGTAG
- a CDS encoding energy transducer TonB, producing the protein MSQAALDNAPTPRRDRSLAVVGVFLFVSLGIHVGGFWALGDSASRARPPAVKPVEMVMVEVQKPPPPPPPPEEPKPEPPKPPPPKPKAVKPPPVKVAEAPKPVPPPPVDAPPPPNDTPPPEPSAKPPPLVVGMTMSSTTSAGSFAAPVGNTAYGRTGNTAKDPKDVKGYSAPKYAPIYQVDSEPTVASEVKIPYPEEARRAGVEGTVTLSIAIDHEGKVSSVKILKGPGYGLNEAARDAIRRFRFKPAIKGGEPVATEMKYSYTFLLD; encoded by the coding sequence ATGAGTCAGGCGGCCCTCGACAACGCTCCGACACCCCGACGCGACCGCTCGCTGGCCGTGGTGGGCGTCTTCTTGTTCGTCTCGCTGGGGATTCACGTCGGCGGCTTCTGGGCGCTGGGCGACAGCGCCTCGCGCGCCCGTCCGCCCGCGGTGAAGCCGGTGGAGATGGTGATGGTGGAGGTGCAGAAGCCGCCCCCGCCCCCGCCGCCTCCCGAGGAGCCCAAGCCGGAGCCGCCCAAGCCGCCGCCGCCCAAGCCCAAGGCGGTGAAGCCGCCCCCCGTGAAGGTCGCCGAGGCCCCCAAGCCGGTGCCCCCGCCTCCCGTGGACGCGCCCCCGCCGCCCAACGACACGCCGCCGCCGGAGCCGTCTGCCAAGCCGCCGCCGCTCGTGGTGGGCATGACGATGTCGTCCACCACCAGCGCGGGCTCGTTCGCCGCGCCCGTGGGCAACACCGCCTACGGCCGCACGGGCAACACCGCCAAGGACCCCAAGGACGTGAAGGGGTACAGCGCGCCCAAGTACGCGCCCATCTACCAGGTGGACTCCGAGCCCACCGTGGCCTCCGAGGTGAAGATTCCCTACCCGGAGGAGGCGCGGCGCGCGGGCGTCGAGGGCACCGTCACGCTGTCCATCGCCATCGACCACGAGGGCAAGGTGTCCTCGGTGAAGATTCTCAAGGGCCCCGGCTACGGCCTCAACGAAGCCGCGCGGGACGCCATCCGCCGCTTCCGCTTCAAGCCCGCCATCAAGGGCGGCGAGCCCGTCGCCACGGAGATGAAGTACTCCTACACCTTCCTGCTGGACTGA
- a CDS encoding cation-translocating P-type ATPase, with protein MKDQPSSPSQPDAPAPARLPAGSRHPWHALSPDKVLTELGSTAEGLTDEEARERLARHGPNVLERAKRDGPLTLLWRQVNSPFIWVLIASAVLAVIMGKVTDGLVVAAVVVLNTLIGFVQEYRAGKAIESLSRMVPETATVIRAGRKLRVPAAQGVPGDVMELAPGDKVPADMRLLSARNLSVEEAALTGESVPAQKAVAPVPEEAELGDRASLLFGGTLVTSGSAQAVVVATGQATELGRISTLLREATDLQTPLTQALAVIGKYITVGILLISVALLGVGLVRGYALSEAVVVAITLAVAAIPEGLPAIVTIALAIGVQRMAARRAVIRKLPAVETLGSTTVICSDKTGTLTRNEMTVQALWTSAGTYALSGVGYTPKGELTRDGQRVETPPQDVQALLLAGALCNDAALQHRDGQWEMTGDPTEAALLVAAEKAGMSMEAVREAHPRLDAIPFESENQFMATLHAAGNAGHRILLKGAPEVVLRRCGGEEDHVTSSSVLAEVEQMARRGMRVLAVAYREVSSAHTALRMEDVESGLRLLGLQGMIDPPREEAKAAVRACHEAGITVKMITGDHPATAVAIGAQLGLLQPDEEGVTGAKLAATDDAALEAVAHRSNVFARVAPEHKLRLVRALQRQQHVVAMTGDGVNDAPALKQANIGVAMGITGTAVAKDAADIVLTDDNFASIVAAVEEGRRVYDNLIKSLAFVLPTNLGLALILLFGVSLFPIQDVGGRLVPLMAMLPTQLLWINLVATVSLALPLAFEAREPDVMRRAPRAPGAPVLSHFVVMRTGLVALLMAAGAIGLFWWEYHRDLTGSGHTQALAEAQTMAVNTVISFQMFYLFMCRSLMGSVRKVGLFSNRSVFVGMGLLVLLQVAFMYLPFMQRVFGTAPLGLKDVGLSILMGAVVLPVVGLEKWLRQRKKDSDTPSRRGAARLGERVPA; from the coding sequence ATGAAAGACCAGCCCTCTTCGCCGTCACAGCCGGATGCACCAGCGCCCGCCAGGTTGCCTGCCGGTTCGAGGCACCCGTGGCATGCGCTGTCGCCGGACAAGGTGCTGACGGAGCTCGGCAGCACGGCCGAGGGGCTGACGGACGAGGAGGCACGCGAGCGGCTGGCCCGTCATGGGCCCAACGTGCTGGAGCGCGCGAAGCGGGACGGGCCGCTGACGCTGCTGTGGCGGCAGGTGAACAGCCCGTTCATCTGGGTGCTCATCGCGTCCGCGGTGCTGGCCGTCATCATGGGGAAGGTGACGGACGGGTTGGTGGTGGCGGCGGTGGTGGTGCTCAACACGTTGATTGGCTTCGTGCAGGAGTACCGCGCGGGGAAGGCGATTGAGTCCCTCAGCCGCATGGTGCCGGAGACCGCCACGGTGATTCGCGCGGGCCGCAAGCTGCGGGTGCCCGCGGCGCAGGGGGTGCCCGGTGACGTGATGGAGCTGGCGCCTGGCGACAAGGTCCCCGCGGACATGCGGCTCTTGTCGGCGCGCAACCTCTCGGTGGAGGAGGCCGCGCTCACCGGTGAGTCCGTGCCCGCGCAGAAGGCGGTGGCGCCGGTGCCGGAAGAGGCCGAGCTGGGCGACCGCGCCAGTCTGCTCTTCGGCGGGACGCTGGTGACCTCCGGCTCGGCGCAGGCGGTGGTGGTGGCCACGGGGCAGGCCACGGAGCTGGGGCGCATCTCCACGCTGCTGCGCGAGGCCACCGACCTCCAGACGCCGCTCACCCAGGCCCTGGCCGTCATCGGCAAGTACATCACCGTGGGCATCCTGCTGATTTCCGTCGCGCTGCTGGGCGTGGGGCTGGTGCGCGGCTACGCGTTGAGCGAGGCCGTCGTCGTGGCCATCACCCTGGCAGTGGCGGCGATTCCAGAGGGACTGCCCGCCATCGTCACCATCGCCCTGGCCATTGGCGTGCAACGCATGGCCGCTCGGCGCGCCGTCATCCGCAAGCTGCCCGCGGTGGAGACGCTGGGGAGCACCACCGTCATCTGCTCGGACAAGACGGGGACGCTCACCCGCAACGAGATGACGGTGCAGGCGCTGTGGACGTCCGCCGGGACGTACGCGCTCAGCGGCGTGGGGTACACGCCCAAGGGCGAGCTGACGCGAGACGGACAGCGCGTGGAGACGCCGCCGCAGGATGTCCAGGCGCTGCTGCTGGCGGGCGCGCTGTGCAACGACGCGGCGCTTCAGCATCGGGACGGTCAGTGGGAGATGACGGGCGACCCGACCGAAGCCGCGCTGCTGGTGGCGGCGGAGAAGGCGGGGATGTCCATGGAGGCGGTGCGCGAGGCGCATCCGCGCCTGGATGCCATCCCCTTCGAGTCCGAGAACCAGTTCATGGCCACGCTGCACGCGGCCGGAAATGCAGGCCACCGCATCCTGCTCAAGGGCGCGCCAGAAGTCGTCCTGCGCCGCTGCGGGGGGGAGGAGGACCACGTCACCTCCAGCAGCGTCCTGGCGGAGGTGGAGCAGATGGCGCGGCGGGGCATGCGCGTGCTCGCGGTGGCGTACCGGGAGGTGTCCAGCGCACACACCGCGTTGCGGATGGAGGACGTCGAGAGCGGGCTGCGGCTGCTCGGCCTGCAGGGGATGATTGACCCGCCGCGCGAGGAGGCGAAGGCGGCGGTGCGCGCCTGTCACGAAGCGGGCATCACGGTGAAGATGATTACGGGTGACCACCCCGCGACGGCGGTGGCCATCGGCGCGCAGCTCGGGTTGCTGCAACCCGACGAGGAGGGTGTCACCGGCGCGAAGCTGGCGGCCACGGATGACGCGGCGCTGGAGGCGGTGGCCCACCGCTCGAACGTCTTCGCGCGCGTGGCGCCCGAGCACAAGCTGCGGCTGGTGCGCGCGCTCCAGCGCCAGCAGCACGTGGTGGCCATGACGGGGGACGGGGTGAACGACGCGCCCGCGCTCAAGCAGGCCAACATCGGCGTGGCCATGGGCATCACCGGCACGGCGGTGGCCAAGGACGCGGCGGACATCGTGCTGACGGACGACAACTTCGCCTCCATCGTCGCGGCGGTGGAGGAGGGGCGGCGCGTCTACGACAACCTCATCAAGTCGCTGGCCTTCGTGTTGCCCACCAACCTGGGCCTGGCGCTCATCCTGCTTTTCGGCGTCTCGCTGTTCCCCATCCAGGACGTGGGCGGACGGCTGGTGCCGCTGATGGCCATGCTCCCCACGCAGTTGCTGTGGATCAACCTGGTGGCCACGGTGTCCCTGGCGTTGCCGTTGGCCTTCGAGGCCCGCGAACCGGATGTCATGCGCAGGGCGCCCCGGGCCCCTGGGGCACCGGTGCTCAGTCACTTCGTGGTGATGCGCACCGGCCTGGTGGCGCTGCTCATGGCCGCGGGCGCCATCGGTCTCTTCTGGTGGGAGTACCACCGGGACCTCACCGGCAGCGGACACACGCAGGCGCTGGCCGAGGCCCAGACGATGGCGGTGAACACCGTCATCAGCTTCCAGATGTTCTACCTGTTCATGTGCCGCAGCCTCATGGGCTCGGTGCGCAAGGTCGGCCTCTTCAGCAACCGCTCGGTTTTCGTGGGCATGGGTCTGCTGGTGCTGCTCCAGGTGGCCTTCATGTACCTGCCCTTCATGCAGCGCGTGTTCGGCACCGCGCCGCTGGGCTTGAAGGACGTGGGGCTGTCCATCCTGATGGGCGCGGTGGTGCTGCCGGTGGTGGGACTGGAGAAGTGGCTGCGGCAGCGCAAGAAGGACTCGGACACCCCGTCGAGACGCGGCGCCGCGCGGCTGGGCGAGCGCGTGCCGGCGTGA
- a CDS encoding DUF547 domain-containing protein, whose amino-acid sequence MDTPSAPRRRLPVTAVLLVVAALAGAGGALHVQGLLPAGVPSPSTPFDYHDYAKALRHVRANGDVDFASMGRERKTLDAFIDSLASFSPHNRPDVFPTPEDALAYWLNTYNALVLQQVVDGYPYLETVQQPWLGRFFWGRSWPVGGERLTLWALEHRVLRREFADPRIHLALFQAARGGARLDGSHFQPEFLDSQLNEAGRRFVGDRRNVRLERDTVYLASLFEERREDFLAALPEGRGGNVLQFVWAFLPDTCEERPGCDTRSDLDRACGPRLDKCRIAFMARDWTLPDAAARAARP is encoded by the coding sequence GTGGACACCCCTTCCGCTCCTCGCCGTCGCCTGCCGGTGACCGCCGTGTTGCTCGTCGTCGCCGCACTGGCGGGCGCGGGGGGCGCACTCCACGTGCAGGGCCTGCTTCCCGCAGGGGTGCCCTCGCCGTCCACGCCCTTCGACTACCACGACTACGCGAAGGCGCTGCGGCACGTGCGCGCCAACGGTGACGTGGACTTCGCGTCCATGGGGCGTGAGCGCAAGACGTTGGACGCGTTCATCGACTCGCTGGCGTCGTTCTCCCCGCACAACCGGCCGGACGTCTTCCCCACGCCGGAGGACGCGCTGGCGTACTGGCTCAACACCTACAACGCGCTGGTGTTGCAGCAGGTCGTGGACGGCTACCCCTATCTGGAGACGGTGCAGCAGCCCTGGCTGGGGCGCTTCTTCTGGGGCCGCTCCTGGCCGGTGGGCGGCGAGCGGCTCACGCTGTGGGCGTTGGAGCACCGCGTGCTGCGCCGCGAGTTCGCCGACCCGCGCATCCACCTGGCCCTCTTCCAGGCCGCGCGCGGCGGTGCGCGGCTGGATGGCTCGCACTTCCAGCCGGAGTTCCTCGACTCACAGCTCAACGAGGCGGGCCGCCGCTTCGTGGGAGACCGGCGCAACGTGAGGCTGGAGCGGGACACCGTCTACCTGGCGTCGCTGTTCGAGGAGCGCCGGGAGGACTTCCTCGCCGCGTTGCCCGAGGGCCGCGGCGGCAACGTGCTCCAGTTCGTCTGGGCCTTCCTGCCGGACACCTGCGAGGAGCGCCCGGGCTGCGACACCCGGAGCGACCTGGACCGCGCCTGCGGCCCCCGCCTGGACAAGTGCCGCATCGCCTTCATGGCGCGGGACTGGACGCTGCCGGACGCCGCCGCGCGCGCGGCGCGCCCCTGA
- a CDS encoding aldo/keto reductase family protein — protein sequence MNFRHLGRSGLVVSEISYGNWLTHGSQVEEETAFACVSAALDVGITTFDTADVYAGTRAEEVLGRALKGQRRAGYELFTKVYFPTGSGKNDRGLSRKHIFESIDGSLRRLQTDYVDLYQAHRFDVETPLEETMLAFADIVRQGKALYIGVSEWTGDQIRQGAALARELRVPFISNQPQYSMLHRVIEAQVIPASEEAGLGQIVWSPIAQGVLTGKYLPGHKPPEGSRATDANGARYGINRFMTDDVLTRVQQLVPLAKQAGLSMAQLAVAWVLQHPNVASAIVGASRPEQVHDNVKAAGVKLDPELLRHIDAVLGPVIERNPALTEVPARRP from the coding sequence ATGAACTTCCGTCATCTCGGCCGCAGCGGCCTCGTCGTCAGTGAGATTTCCTACGGCAACTGGCTCACCCACGGCTCCCAGGTGGAAGAGGAGACCGCGTTCGCCTGCGTGAGCGCGGCCCTGGACGTGGGCATCACCACCTTCGACACCGCCGACGTCTATGCGGGCACCCGGGCCGAGGAGGTGCTCGGCCGCGCCCTGAAGGGTCAGCGCCGCGCGGGCTACGAGCTCTTCACCAAGGTGTACTTCCCCACCGGCTCCGGAAAGAACGACCGGGGCCTGTCGCGAAAGCACATCTTCGAGAGCATCGACGGCTCCCTGCGCCGGCTCCAGACGGACTACGTGGACCTGTACCAGGCGCATCGCTTCGACGTGGAGACGCCGCTGGAGGAGACGATGCTCGCGTTCGCCGACATCGTCCGCCAGGGCAAGGCGCTCTACATCGGCGTGTCCGAATGGACGGGCGACCAGATTCGCCAGGGCGCCGCGCTGGCCCGCGAGCTGCGCGTGCCCTTCATCTCCAATCAGCCGCAGTACTCCATGCTCCACCGCGTCATCGAGGCCCAGGTCATCCCCGCCTCGGAGGAAGCAGGGCTGGGGCAGATTGTCTGGTCGCCCATCGCCCAGGGCGTGCTGACGGGCAAATACCTGCCGGGCCACAAACCGCCCGAGGGCAGCCGCGCCACCGACGCCAACGGCGCGCGCTACGGCATCAACCGCTTCATGACGGATGACGTGCTCACCCGCGTGCAGCAGCTCGTCCCGCTGGCGAAGCAGGCCGGGCTCTCCATGGCCCAGCTCGCCGTCGCGTGGGTTCTCCAGCATCCCAACGTCGCCTCCGCCATCGTCGGCGCCTCCCGCCCGGAGCAGGTGCACGACAACGTGAAGGCCGCGGGCGTGAAGCTCGACCCCGAGCTGCTGCGGCACATCGACGCGGTGCTGGGCCCTGTCATCGAGCGCAACCCCGCCCTCACCGAAGTCCCAGCCCGGCGCCCCTGA
- a CDS encoding TolC family protein — protein sequence MSSFLALSLAATLAAAPPTLTLEDALNRARQENLDLKAAQARLAQADTASRKAWSNYLPQVSVSGAIIRNSIEAVIPAGPLAPVEIVIQPRVQIQAQGQVRQALIAPQLWAGIQAAYQAERVAALNVEQARREIFFGVAQAFYGTAAQAQAVTVQERLVELNTARAKDTKVRFDAGTVTRVALLRAEQDLARAEQDLIRARNAEASAKLVLSTLLALDDPNFNVAMPPEPQVPEKTDTDVLVERSLEQRADVAAARERVELSQTNKRGVWFSYLPNVQLSGTYNINNAAGLVGSNRIWLITLGASWTLWDGGLREANLAEASAVIAENRALQRKAELTARQEVNTAQLDLESALANRFKAAQAVELARESQRLTEAAFRADVATYLEVADANTALTQAEIGLVAERLQASLAALKLMRAVGAFGARPLTSDLMVEQSAAPFLQPLPAQTQPTQPAQPGPQDAPRQQ from the coding sequence ATGAGTTCATTCCTGGCGCTGTCCCTGGCGGCCACCCTGGCCGCGGCACCGCCCACGCTGACATTGGAAGACGCGCTCAACCGCGCCCGCCAGGAGAACCTGGACCTCAAGGCCGCGCAGGCCCGCCTTGCCCAGGCGGACACCGCGTCCCGCAAGGCCTGGTCGAACTACCTGCCCCAGGTCAGCGTCAGCGGCGCCATCATCCGTAACTCCATCGAGGCCGTCATCCCCGCGGGTCCGCTCGCGCCGGTCGAAATCGTCATCCAGCCGCGCGTGCAGATCCAGGCCCAGGGCCAGGTGCGGCAGGCCCTCATCGCGCCGCAGTTGTGGGCCGGCATCCAGGCCGCCTACCAGGCGGAGCGCGTGGCCGCCCTCAACGTGGAGCAGGCCCGGCGCGAAATCTTCTTCGGCGTGGCGCAGGCGTTCTACGGCACCGCGGCGCAGGCCCAGGCGGTGACGGTGCAGGAGCGGCTGGTGGAGCTCAACACCGCGCGCGCCAAGGACACGAAGGTCCGCTTCGATGCGGGCACGGTGACGCGCGTGGCGCTGCTGCGCGCCGAGCAGGACCTGGCCCGGGCCGAGCAGGACCTCATCCGCGCGCGCAACGCGGAGGCCTCGGCCAAGCTGGTGCTGTCCACCCTGCTGGCGCTGGACGACCCGAACTTCAACGTCGCCATGCCGCCGGAGCCGCAGGTGCCGGAGAAGACGGACACCGACGTGCTGGTGGAGCGCTCGCTCGAGCAGCGCGCGGACGTGGCCGCGGCGCGTGAGCGGGTGGAGCTGTCGCAGACCAACAAGCGCGGCGTGTGGTTCAGCTACCTGCCCAACGTGCAGTTGAGCGGCACGTACAACATCAACAACGCGGCGGGCCTCGTCGGCTCCAACCGCATCTGGCTCATCACGCTGGGCGCGAGCTGGACGCTGTGGGACGGCGGTCTGCGCGAGGCCAACCTGGCGGAGGCCTCCGCCGTCATCGCGGAGAACCGGGCCCTGCAGCGCAAGGCGGAGCTCACCGCGCGGCAGGAAGTGAACACCGCGCAGCTCGACCTCGAGAGCGCCCTGGCCAACCGCTTCAAGGCCGCGCAGGCCGTGGAGCTGGCCCGTGAATCCCAGCGCCTCACGGAGGCCGCCTTCCGGGCGGACGTGGCCACCTACCTGGAAGTGGCGGACGCGAACACCGCCCTCACCCAGGCGGAGATTGGCCTGGTGGCCGAGCGGCTCCAGGCTTCGCTCGCCGCGCTGAAGCTGATGCGCGCCGTGGGTGCCTTCGGCGCCCGGCCGCTGACCTCGGACCTGATGGTGGAGCAGTCGGCGGCGCCGTTCCTCCAGCCGCTGCCGGCGCAGACGCAGCCGACGCAGCCCGCGCAGCCAGGGCCGCAGGACGCGCCCCGTCAGCAGTAA
- a CDS encoding MotA/TolQ/ExbB proton channel family protein, with amino-acid sequence MMPFLSLAQMGHSELGWLSTKLLSVTLTSAEWVLWVLVVLSVLSIAIMLERTVYFARHRLPDSEALAVRLARGEYDIARKAIEGKTGMEAAIIREALASADQGADTVEQVIASTLSRERPQYERFLSYLGTLGNNAPFIGLFGTVLGIIKAFHDLGQMNAQGGGGGMQQTVMAGISEALVATAVGLAVAIPAVVAFNVFNRQLKTLTSRANALGYALVGSMRAERPASGASAARAAEAR; translated from the coding sequence ATGATGCCCTTCCTATCCCTGGCCCAGATGGGTCACTCCGAGCTTGGCTGGCTCAGCACCAAGCTCCTGAGCGTGACGCTCACCTCCGCCGAGTGGGTGCTCTGGGTGCTCGTCGTCCTCTCGGTGCTCTCCATCGCCATCATGCTGGAGCGCACGGTGTACTTCGCCCGCCACCGGCTGCCGGACTCGGAGGCCCTGGCGGTGCGGCTCGCCCGCGGTGAGTACGACATCGCGCGCAAGGCCATCGAGGGCAAGACGGGCATGGAGGCCGCCATCATCCGCGAGGCGCTCGCCTCCGCCGACCAGGGCGCGGACACCGTGGAGCAGGTGATTGCCTCCACCCTGTCGCGCGAGCGCCCCCAGTACGAGCGCTTCCTGTCGTACCTGGGCACGCTGGGCAACAACGCGCCCTTCATCGGGCTGTTCGGCACGGTGCTCGGCATCATCAAGGCCTTCCACGACCTGGGGCAGATGAACGCCCAGGGCGGTGGCGGCGGCATGCAGCAGACGGTCATGGCCGGCATCTCCGAGGCGCTGGTCGCCACGGCCGTGGGTCTGGCGGTGGCGATTCCCGCCGTGGTGGCCTTCAACGTCTTCAACCGGCAGCTCAAGACGCTCACCAGCCGCGCCAACGCCCTGGGCTACGCCCTGGTGGGCAGCATGCGCGCCGAACGTCCCGCGTCCGGCGCCTCGGCCGCGCGCGCGGCGGAGGCCCGCTAG